In the genome of Massilibacillus massiliensis, one region contains:
- a CDS encoding CopG family ribbon-helix-helix protein, with product MAELKRIMISIPDSLLQEIDGIVAMEKLSRSQFMRNAMRLYIEDRKRKAIIENMRKGYQEMAAINLTLAEEGLYVDVDVVEMPSLLVERE from the coding sequence GTGGCTGAGTTAAAGCGCATTATGATTAGTATTCCAGATAGCTTATTGCAAGAAATTGACGGTATTGTTGCCATGGAAAAGTTGAGCCGTAGTCAATTTATGCGTAATGCAATGAGACTGTATATTGAAGATCGTAAGCGTAAGGCAATCATAGAAAATATGAGAAAAGGATATCAGGAGATGGCAGCAATCAATTTGACATTAGCGGAGGAAGGTCTATATGTTGACGTTGATGTTGTTGAAATGCCTAGCTTGCTGGTGGAGCGTGAATAG